The Helicobacter sp. 11S03491-1 sequence TAACCCTTCATCGCAATTTTTATCTCATTATAGCACTTCGAGTTCAAAATATTTTAAACCTAAATTAAAATTTATTTTGTTTTTACTCTAGATTCATGGGGACATTTTAGATAAAATTTTGATTTATCAATATTAAGCAAATCGGGGAAAAAATGAGTACAGATATACGAGCAAAATTTTTAGATTTTTTCAAATCCAAAGGTCATCAAGTTTATGAAAGCATGCCCTTAGTTCCTGATGATGCAAGCTTGCTTTTTACAAACGCAGGCATGGTGCAATTCAAAGATATTTTTACAGGCAAAATTCCTGCCCCCAATACCAAAAGAGCTACTTCTGCTCAACTGTGTATCCGTGCAGGAGGAAAACACAATGATTTAGAAAATGTTGGTTATACAGCAAGGCATCACACGCTTTTTGAGATGTTAGGAAATTTTTCTTTTGGAGATTATTTTAAAGAAGAAGCTATTGCTTATGCATGGGAATTTATTACGCAGGTACTTGGATTTTCTAAAGATGTGCTTTATGTAAGTGTCCATGAAAATGATTTAGAAGCATTTACTATTTGGACCCAATACATAGATGCATCTAGAATCAAAAAAATGGGAGACAAAGATAATTTTTGGCAAATGGGAGATACAGGGGCGTGCGGTCCTTGCAGTGAAATATTTGTCGATCAGGGAGAAAAATATTTTCATTCCCAAGAAGACTATTTTGGAGGAGATGGGGATAGATTCTTAGAAATTTGGAATCTTGTATTTATGCAATATGAACGCAATAGCGATGGGATACTGACTCCATTGCCAAAACCCAGCATTGATACAGGCATGGGATTAGAAAGAATACAGGCTCTATTAGAAGGCAAACATAGCAATTTTGATTCTTCCATATTTATGCCTCTTATTGAGGAAGTTTCTATACTTACAGGCAAAAAATACACCTATGAGGGAGGAGCAAGTTTCCGAGTAATAGCCGATCATGGAAGAGCAGTAGCTTTTTTACTTGCACAAGGTGTAAATTTTGATAAAGAAGGCAGAGGATATGTTCTTAGAAGAATTCTTAGAAGAGCGCTGAGACATGGCTATTTATTAGGACTAAATAAGCCTTTTTTATACCAAATCGTCCAAAAAGTATGCGATCAAATGGGCGGGCACTACCACTACCTCTCACAAAAAAAACAAACCATCATGGAACAATGCAAAATGGAAGAAGCAAGATTCTTTGAAACCATAGAATCAGGAATGGAAATGTTTAAAAAAGAACTTGATTCTCTTCCAAAAAATACAAAATTTAGCGGTGAGGTTGCTTTTAAACTTTATGATACCTATGGCTTCCCTCTTGATTTGACCCAAGACATGCTAAGAGATAAAAAAACAGATATTGACATAGAACAATTCCAAACCTGTATGCTCCAACAAAAACAACGCGCCAAGGCATCCTGGAAAGGAAGTGGGGATGAAATAAAAAATGGAGATTTTTCAAAATTACTTCAAAAATTTGGCGAAAACCAATTTAATGGCTATGAATACTCATTTGCTACAGCAAAAATATTAGCTTTGCTTGATAGTTCTTATCAAGAAATCAACACTCTTGATGAAGAAGGTTTTGTCTTTTTTGATACAACCCCGCTATATCCTGAATCCGGTGGAGCTATAGGTGATGAAGGCGAACTCTATCTAAAAGGGAAAAAAATCGCTGATGTATTAGACACTAAAAAATACTTTGGTCTAAATATTTCCAGAATACGCCCTTTTCAAAAAATACACATTGGTGATATTGTAGATATACTTGTAAGCCCCAAAAGAATTGAGACTGCCAAGCACCATAGTGCTACACATCTTTTGCATGCCGCGTTACGAAAAATATTGGGTCCTCATATTGCCCAAGCAGGCAGCCTTGTAGAACCTTCAAGATTACGATTTGATTTTTCTCATCCTAGCGCTTTAAGCACCCAAGAACTTATAAATATTCAAGAAGAAGTCAATCGCATTATCCTCAAAAACATTGAAACAAAAACCGAACTTTTACCTGTCGAAGAAGCTAAAACAAAAGGTGCGATGGCTCTTTTTGGAGAAAAATATGGAGAGATTGTTCGGGTCGTAAGCTTTGATGAAGAATCTTGTGAATTTTGCGGGGGAATCCATGTGCAAAATACAGGCAATATTGGAAGTTTTTACATCCTTAAAGAATCCGGAGTAAGTAGTGGTGTGAGAAGAATTGAAGCAGTTTGCGGAAAGTCCGGTTATGAATATGGAAAAAATGCTCTACAAACTATTGAAGAAGCCAAAACAATACTCAAAAATCAAGATATTTGTTCAGGTATCCACAAGCTCAAAGATCAAATCAAAGAGTTTAAAGACAAAATTTCAAAATCTCATCAAACTTCTGATCTCCATGTATTTGAAGAAATCAAAGGCATTAAACTTATCGTGCAAAAATTAGAGTCTGGAAATATTAAAGAAATTATTGACAATGCTAAAAATACGTATGATAAAATTGCTATTTTACTTATTTTATGCGAAAATCAAAAAATCTCATTGGCTTGTGGAGTTAAAAATGCCCCTATCAATGCAGGAGAATGGGTCAAAAAAACTGCTCAAATCCTAGATGGAGGAGGAGGAGGGAGAGAAGATTTTGCTACTGCAGGAGGGAAAAACATTTCCAAACTCGCTGATGCATTAGAATTTGCAAAAAAATTCTTAAAACAAAAGCTTGAGGAGAATATTTGATTATTTTAGCCTCTAATTCACCTATCCGAGCAAAATTATTGCAAAAATTTGGGATTAGTTTTATACAAAAACCCTTAGATTTTGATGAAGACTCTTTGCAAACAACAATCCCTCAAAACTTTGCATATCTGGCGACTATGGGAAAATATAAAAAAGCTCTTCAAAATTTTGGCTATCAAACTCCAATATTAGCCGCAGATACAGTCGTAAGTGTGGCAGGAATTTTACAAAGAAAAGCCAAAAACAAAATTCAAGCCCAATCTTATTTGGAATCACAAAGTAATCAAACAATTGAAATCATCACTTGTATGATGTATCGAACTACAAAACTTGAATTTATTGATATTTCATCTACAAGATATCAGCTAAAAAACTTCGACAAAAAACATCTCCATAATTATTTGGCGTCTAAAGAGTGGATGGGAAAAGCAGGTTGTGTGATGATAGAAGGTTTTCACAAAAGTTACATAAAATCCCAAACCGGACTAGAAAGCACAGCTTTAGGGCTAAGCATAGAAAAAATCTTGCCATTTTTGGAGATAATATGAATACAAGCGTGTTAATCGTTATGCTTATTGTTTCTATTTTAATAGGTCTTTTGGGGCTTATAGCTTTTTTGTGGGGGCTAAAAACAGGACAATTTGATGATGAGAAGAAAATGACGCAAGGCGTGTTATTTGATGGAGTAGATGACCTCAATGAAGCTGCAAGAAAAGAAGAAAAACAAAAAAATATCAAAAGGAATAAAGATGAACAAAATCTATGATATAGCTATTATTGGTGCAGGTCCCGGAGGTATATCTTGTGCTGTTGAAGGCGTTATTAGCGGCATTAAGAATATCATCATGTTTGAAAAAGGCGAAGAACATTCCATGACTATTAGAAAATTTTATAAAGATCACAAACGCGTAGATAAAGACTACAAAGGACAAAAAGTAGAACTCAATGGTAATATATTTTTCAATGATGGGACCAAAGAAAGCACATTAGAA is a genomic window containing:
- the alaS gene encoding alanine--tRNA ligase; translated protein: MSTDIRAKFLDFFKSKGHQVYESMPLVPDDASLLFTNAGMVQFKDIFTGKIPAPNTKRATSAQLCIRAGGKHNDLENVGYTARHHTLFEMLGNFSFGDYFKEEAIAYAWEFITQVLGFSKDVLYVSVHENDLEAFTIWTQYIDASRIKKMGDKDNFWQMGDTGACGPCSEIFVDQGEKYFHSQEDYFGGDGDRFLEIWNLVFMQYERNSDGILTPLPKPSIDTGMGLERIQALLEGKHSNFDSSIFMPLIEEVSILTGKKYTYEGGASFRVIADHGRAVAFLLAQGVNFDKEGRGYVLRRILRRALRHGYLLGLNKPFLYQIVQKVCDQMGGHYHYLSQKKQTIMEQCKMEEARFFETIESGMEMFKKELDSLPKNTKFSGEVAFKLYDTYGFPLDLTQDMLRDKKTDIDIEQFQTCMLQQKQRAKASWKGSGDEIKNGDFSKLLQKFGENQFNGYEYSFATAKILALLDSSYQEINTLDEEGFVFFDTTPLYPESGGAIGDEGELYLKGKKIADVLDTKKYFGLNISRIRPFQKIHIGDIVDILVSPKRIETAKHHSATHLLHAALRKILGPHIAQAGSLVEPSRLRFDFSHPSALSTQELINIQEEVNRIILKNIETKTELLPVEEAKTKGAMALFGEKYGEIVRVVSFDEESCEFCGGIHVQNTGNIGSFYILKESGVSSGVRRIEAVCGKSGYEYGKNALQTIEEAKTILKNQDICSGIHKLKDQIKEFKDKISKSHQTSDLHVFEEIKGIKLIVQKLESGNIKEIIDNAKNTYDKIAILLILCENQKISLACGVKNAPINAGEWVKKTAQILDGGGGGREDFATAGGKNISKLADALEFAKKFLKQKLEENI
- the ccoS gene encoding cbb3-type cytochrome oxidase assembly protein CcoS, with amino-acid sequence MNTSVLIVMLIVSILIGLLGLIAFLWGLKTGQFDDEKKMTQGVLFDGVDDLNEAARKEEKQKNIKRNKDEQNL
- the maf gene encoding septum formation inhibitor Maf, which encodes MIILASNSPIRAKLLQKFGISFIQKPLDFDEDSLQTTIPQNFAYLATMGKYKKALQNFGYQTPILAADTVVSVAGILQRKAKNKIQAQSYLESQSNQTIEIITCMMYRTTKLEFIDISSTRYQLKNFDKKHLHNYLASKEWMGKAGCVMIEGFHKSYIKSQTGLESTALGLSIEKILPFLEII